The following is a genomic window from Asterias amurensis chromosome 8, ASM3211899v1.
TTCCGCTTTATAAAACATTTGCCTGATAATAGCATTTGATTATGGAATCAGTTGGGATTGCAATGTTTTGTAGTAACATTTTGATTTGAATGTGGTggtgtattttttaaaatttaatctcTGCCTCCCCACTGCGTATTGTTAAATTTAGTTCACGTGTGACTGTGTGTTTTTCCCTTTGAACACCTAGGCATGAATTGCACTGTGTGAAATTGTATACCAGGGAAACCACTTGTATGAAGTGAACACCGTAAACGAATGTTTGGGccttgtgatttgtttagcATGGTCAGGGGATAAGATTCCAACAAATAAGTTTTAAACTTTCCAAGATGCAATGATTGAACAAATCCCTTGATAAGACTCACTACTTAGTAGGAATCACAATCCGAAAGTTGTGTCCAATCTGTGAGACACTTTGCCCTAAAACCCAACCAAACTTAAAGTCATTACCAAGTTATTTCAGTGGCAAAGACCTAATATGCTGCAAAGAAATTCCACcaatacaataatttaaaataagtaAAGCTAACGAACAAGCAAACAGCAAGTTCCATTCATAATCTTACTTCCGCAAAGGATTTGTAAAACTTATAAAGGCAAATAATTTGCAAGAAGCTTAAACCTAGGAAATATCattaaacaaattctttttttacagtCATAATCCCATCTTGGATGAGAATTTCATGCAATCATTTTGGGAATGAAGTATTTTTTGACACCAGTTTATGGAATGTTTGTCTTTCCGTAGCCAGTTAAAGCAATAGGGTCCAATCCACTTCCACCAAGTAACTGCCATAGCTCTACATATTGTTTATTTCAAGTGTCACTTCCATTATAATTAGTGTGCCTGTATGTGTGTGTGCATTTATTTATAATAGTATTTTAATTCTTAGTATTTGAATGCTAGCTTAATTAATAACAATGATATGCcggtataaatatatattttttgtttgccttttcactttttttttcttcttctctgttattttttgtgtgcaaaaaCAATGCATCCAATAATTATATCCAAATCCAATTGGAGTTAGGGGGCCTCTTTCAGTAGCCTGCTTAGTTTATGTTGATTGcatatattaataaaaaaccAATACATATTACTAAAGATGCCCCTCAAGCTACTCTTTATTTACTCTCAATTCTGGTTGGATTTGCAATCTGCAATCATCATTCCCTTTTATCCACTGTCCTGCCATATTgatttttgtgtgatttttggGTATGCCTTTTGTAAGcattctttaaaacaaaatcattgcttTAACTGATGAAAGAAATAAGTCATTAATCACATTGTTAATGGGAATATCAGGAGTTTCTAGTTTTGCTTAATAATCCAGACAATTTTTTCCATACTGAAAACTGAACACTTATGGTGTGGGTTTTCAAATGTTTTACAATTTGATAGAAGTTGCTTTTTTGTCAGCATGATTGGTTCCTATGGTGTTGTGCACATTTTTTTGTCCTTGTTGTGGATTGTTCGGGATTGTGTAAGGTTTTTACAAACTCTCTTTGCATGGTGTCTGAAATCTTAGAGGTGTGTTGTTCAAACACCAAAGTACAAAGTTTTGTGGGGAGTGGTCTAATTTAAAGAAAAGCATTGCTCCGTGTGCATTGTGCCAGATATCAAGTTTTTTAATGTTACATAACTCTTGTCACAATAGGTCTAGATTCATATACCGTGTAACGTGCATGGGGAagtgtattttaaaatgtactgTTTTGGGCAAACAAATCCCATTGTGAATAAATGTTTCACTATGATTGACTCTTACAAACACACATCTTTGTTTGTTGTACTTAGTTCCACAAAGATGAAGACAGTATCCGCACTTCCagttttgattttaaaactGTGCACAGGTTTCCTCGCTTTTTGGCAATGTTATCAAACAATTGGAAATGCTAGGGATATTTTCAAGATAACATTTGATCTTTTACTAATCTTTGACATTGCTTGGTTTTCGCTTCTATGCACTCATTTCACCTGAAGTGGTAAATTTTTAAGTGGCTTCTTGTGATGAAagaaacaagttttttattCTTATTGCTACCTCATTGTTCATTGTTTGTACAGTGATTTTATCAGGATTGGCAGTGCATTGTGTTAAAACGGTTGTAATTGTTGGGTTTTacttctcttaaaaaaaaactataaaaaaaaatacttcttaaAAGCAGAGCAGGTGAATAGAAGAGTGAGTTTGTTTCCTTTGGAATTATACTGTATGCACATCTTTACAATGAAAGTAAAGTTAGGTCGGTATTGGGCATTGAATATTCACATAGGCTTTCTACAGCATTTTTTTCACTTTGCTGTTTCTATATTAGACATTAGACATTGGCATAAGTTTTCACTCACTTTacatttgctgtacaaacctatgtgaatgtcacATGTCCAATACTAAAATAGCAAAGTAGACATTCGgtgtacaaacctatttgaATGTCCTGTGTCCAATATCGAATAAGCTTTACTGTCATTTCTTTACATTGATATATTTCTGATGAAGTTCATTTGGATGTGTAGAGAGTATTAACGCTTTATTGTGGGCATTGTTTCTATACCAGCTTTACCTGCAGCATATAATCACACTATAACCTGTATGGCCATGCTTTGGTTAGTGTTAGGAATTTCATGAGGATAAATCTCAAAAGGTTGGTTCAGTAAAACTCAAAATTTAACAGCCAGGAAAACAGATTCAAGCTGGTCAGAGTGAAATCATGATATGCTTGAAGAGTTTTAAACTTACGGGAGATCAAACAAAATGACTGGTGTTTCTTCGCATATCATTCGCGCCTTTGGTTGAATTCGTGACAAACACTCTGTATTCTTTCGGTTGACTCCCTATACAAAACTGAACTAGCCTTCCTATATACCTGTAGAAAGCAACATTGCAgtcgaagaaaacaaaatctatatTGTTTGACAGTTTATGGTTCTAGATTTCTAGCAAAGAGCATAAATTAACcttgtaacaaaaacaaatgcaatTTTTATGGCAGATGTCAGTTGATAATTACCATAGCAACTAATCAAGATACAATGTTTAGATTGTGTATTAAACTACTCAATGAATTAACCAGGAGATCATTTCATGTATTGTGAAGATTTTATTGGCAAAAGGAGAAACAACAATGTagaaagatttgtttaaaaccaATGGCATATAACTGTCAGTGCAGTCAGGTAGATTTGTGCATGCTAACAAATCAATAATGTTACACTTACATAGCTAGGTGtttgataaaaaacaatttagtTCACTCTTTGTATCTATAACTTAGTACACAGTTATTCTCATGATGGTAACCAAGAACAGACCAAACCATGTAGCACCGCCAAATCAACTGTCATGGACGATAAAATTGTCATGTGCGTATGCACTAAACTATCCACAGAGAGCAAAATGGCGGCAGTTTTTTGTTGGTCATTCAGATTGGTCTGTAATATTCCATCGAATTATCAAGTGGCATTcgatattattttgaaaatttagAGCGCGATGAATCTCAAAGAAAACATGGAGGCCCTTTTTTGAAACTATGGCTTTGACAGGGCTCTGTTGGTtattttgaagaagaagaagaaaaaaaacccatacaCTTGAGGTTTAACTTCAAACCGGCTGGTGGTACCTAAGCCAGAGCCTTGTGAAAGCAGCTGTAGAAACAATCTTTGTAAAAAAGAGTGGAACGCTAGAGTAAATTTCAACCTAAAATAAGTACTAGGACAAATTTTAATCCAATTGAATCACTTTATCAAATGCAAATAACTGGTAACATTACACAAAAGTATCACCAACACTAAGTTTTTCCCTCCATCATTAGGTATATCGTGAAACCCTTGTCAAAATGTCTgttacaagaaaacaaatagTCATGTTTATGTAACAGTTGTTGGTGTTTATTGTTGATATCTTGCATGTGTTTATTATAACACCCAATTATTTCCATAATGTGAAATGAGTGGATTTATTACTTATAACTATAACCCGGTATGAAAATGCATTGGATTTTTTTATAGGAGTTCACACTAAGGATAACACCCTGATTTATGTAGTTGAAAAGACAAACAGAATTGTATTAGTAATATATATGTATTAAATGAACTTAAAGCGCAGTACTGTTTTAAATTGAAAAGGAAAACCTATGGGGCATGTTTATTGTTCTGCCCTTAGCGTGCACAAAATTACCGCTTCAGTATTTATATTTCACTAGCTTTAAATCGATATTTGTCATTGGAAAAAGTTTGGATTTTGGTTCTATTATGGTTATTACTGGGCAGAATTTTAATAAGGTAAAAATGTTAATAGGACAACTAAAAATCAACACAGTTTGCCTGTTTAAGGGATTAGTGGatactagtggaatttaattaGTTGATTCTTACATCCACTACTTCTTGTTGATTCTCCTGTCAGCAATCTCTCTTTGTTTTAGAGCATGGAGCTGATCTCTGCCAATTGTTGTTTTCCACACAATTTCATCCACGGATAAGTTAAAGTTTAAAGTGATTGATGTTCgtcatttgttgttgttgatttcacTCGCACATTTTCATCCACAGATGAAGTTAAAGTTCAAATTGGTTGACAGTCATCATTAGTCAGTGGATGTAAATGATTCAATCCAAATTTACGATTAATTTGGAGTTCAAACAAAtgacatatatatatattttagaTATAAAGTTAACAAGTGGTTGCTTCCTTTTCAGTTGAGAATGTTCGCTTTAAAGCATAGTGGATATTCCTATTCAGTGTTGTATTTAGAATGACCTAAAATGGACACCACTCTTATTTTTCACGTGTATATCAACCAAATTCACACAGACATCAACAAATGTAACAGGtgactgggcccaattccaATTTTAGAGCTGTTTAAGTCGAAAATACTACTCAACAATCTGCTGCTTAGCAGCAATGAGCAGGGTTCCatgcacaaattgtacatgtgacatggtagtttggctggtaaccttatattggtaagcatcattttgctgtgcttagctactttttgtcattaagcagctctatgaatttgggccctggtgttaGCTAACACTATAATAAATCTATGCTTTATAGAGCTTCAATACCTTGAGTTGTGTTGTAGAGCATACTGAGACCATCTGAATTATTCAGATTAAGATTCTGTGCCAAATTTTCAAAGGGCTTTTAAACTTGGCTATTTGCTAGGCAGGAAtggtttaccagccaaactgtcatgtaatgtacatgtacagcgaTTGTGCAGATCGaaacggctttatgaaattgagctagGTAGGAATGCACATAGTTAATGGATGATTTGTGCTTTGCACTATTCATGAGGTAACACAAATCTGACAAATCAGTTGTATCCTTTAATTTGCATATTTGCATATTATTAGCAGACTGTATTCAAACGTGATATTGGATCCTTTGCCAGTCTAAATGCAGTGAGATTTATAATACATGCTCAAGAACTATCACTTCACTCTGtgtgtatttaaaaataataaaataaatagtatATTGTTTTTTAGTTTCCAGTACATTTATAGGCAGGTATTATTTTAAACTCCAGTAATATATAATGGACCAACTATAAACAAAAAGCTGTAGAAAATgggattgttttaaaaaaagaaagtgtATTTTTGCAAAGATGATTTAACCAAGAAAAAACGCTTAAACTTTGTAATGGAATTATTATATTAACTCAAGATGCTCTGAGTGGAAAGTAGGAATCTCTGCtttgaaactgaaaaaaaagaagtttggaACATAAAATAGTAACATTTTGACACAATGCCTCAGAAGGACTGAAAAATAAACCAGAAATCAACAAGATTTGTTAGTTTAATAAAAGTGATCATCACccaagtgaaatgtttttgagtGCCAAGAAAAGTGAATACCCAAATCTTCACAAATTGAATGATTGTTTACGCTATGAGTGAGTGATTGTATTTTGATGAAATCCAAAGTACAGAAAGCTGTCCGCCAGGGCTGAAAAGTAACTCTTTTTTGCTGGCACAGATTAAAAAGCAACCCTCTGCAATACTTTGATGAATATGAGGAAGCTTTTACTCTTATGCCggcaaaataataacaacacgaCCGTGTATCTGTTATAAAATATACCCAGAAAATAGCAATTATATGAGATTTTTAACTAGGCTCTGTTTAGCTATGGTAATCTGTGTCAGTTTTCTGTGTGAGTGGGTTATTGTTTGACTGATTAATTATTCTATAATGCACCAtggttattattactattaaaaaaaaaaaagatagtgTGTAGTCTGAgcgaagagcgccctctcttgctTTGTTTGGGGAGAGGGCAACTTTAGGGGAGAACAGTTTCTTAAAGGGCGGTATTGCAATACACCCAAGCTGCATTGTGTTATACTGACAATAAATGCGCGAGTGTAAACATTAATAGTCGGCTTGTGCTTGCTTGATTTATTGTATGTCTGTaatgtttgtttagtttgtttgttaataGGCACTTGTGGCTAAGATGTACAAGTAAGCTTACAGAACCTACTAATGACACAGCAATTTTCAGAAAAATATCTTTAATTTTATTACAAATGATATTATGAAACTGCATAGCGTATAATATTGAGGCATTCTTACAATTTAAAGTCCATCTTATAGATTGGATTCTACCTTTGAGGCTGTGTACTGATATTTTAATGTCTTAACAAGTATACTGGCAAAAACACTTATTTTATGTTATGAAAGCCTAATTTAGTGTTCTTTAAataccctggacactattggttattgtcaaagactagccttcacagttggtgtatctcaacatatgcataaaataactaacctgtaaaaatttgaactcaatcggtcatcgaagttgcaaaataataatgaaagaaaaaaacacccttgacacacgaggttgtgttcatatttagatggttgattttgagacctcaaatcctaaacccgaggtctcgaaatcaatttcgtgggaatttacttcttcctcgaaatctacgtcactttagagggagctgtttctcacaatgttttatacatatctacctcttcccattactcgtaatcaatacTCGGTTttatgatatttattttgagtaattaccaatagtgtccactgcctttaaacattataGAATTACATTCCAAAGACAAAAGTCGCCAAGAAAATTAGACAGCCTGATCGGTAAGCTGAAATGGAAACTTACAcagtaagcaaaacaaaatggctgttgagcagctctaggaaattgggCTTTTGGCTGAGATGAATGTCCTTGATAACTTTGTTGTCAACCCTCTATGATGAATGTTGGTTAGTAAGGAGACAGATATGGAcattcaaccccccccccaagtgtGTTCAGATTTTTATACAAGCCATttctaattttaaattttggcaATGCTATAACTGGATGATAAAAtagtataaaaataataacgtCAAATGTTAAACTACTTCCCTGCTTCAAGAGCGGAATAGAGGTGGCAGACTTGGGTAAGCCACCAGCGTGATGTTGTGAGTTACTCGGATAATTATAAAAGAGAGACTCAAGATCTGAGGATGAAGCTCAGTATTAAAAACTCTGTGTAGAAActgaattttaaaaatagtaaaCCCCCTTTCCCAACCATTATAGATCCATCCTATGATCGATTGTCAAATCACAATCTGAACTCCCCTCAGAAAATTTCAGTGGCACTTCAAAGGCCAACCCTGTCATGTGACAGGTTCCAGTTGAATCCTCGCAGTAGCAGACGGAAACTTCAATCCGCATTGTGACATCTCGGGCCATAGAGGGCACTGTCCATTGGTGAGAGAGTGGCTCGTCAAGGCTTGGGATGGATGTCTTGCTAAGAACCAGATGGGGCGTGTCTCCTAAATCAGGgggaaatattttgaaaaaacggTTGTCAGTTCCAAGGGATATCGACAATCTTCCATGAGGGGATTaaatgccaagctggcaacagccaatctctctcatacaaacattgattCCAACAACAATGATTAGGAACTGCACAAGCCAGAAAATTGTGATACAATGTTTAATAATGCTAATATATTCACTGCTGCCCCAATTCGAGGCTCTGCTGAATAGAGGCAAATAGACTACCCATCAACGATACTGTAAAAAGTATAGGCAGATGTTGTTTTGGCTATCCTTTAAAGTCTTTTGTTGGAAAACTTTCAAGTTCAAATTTAAATTAGAAAACTCTTGATTTTACCCTTACCCTTAACATAGGCCATCCATGCGGTTGGAGCGCCCTCTGTCAGCTTACACCCATCGGGTAACTTAATGTTGACATGAAGGCAAAGAGCACCCTTGACGGTGGCTTCAACCTGGGGTTGAGTCATTACTGGTGTTTTAGATGGGACGATGGGTTTGATTGGTTGAGCTGATAAGGACAACGAACTGACCTCGGCAACTAGAGGTTGGCTTCCAGCTGGGAAGACAATCTTCAACTGCCAAAAAAATATAACGGAATATTGTTAAAAGACATTACATAATACATAATCTTACATTTGAGAGCTTAAGGCTATATATTGTTATAAAAGGTAAACTGGCGTTTTAACATAGTTACCTCTTGGACGGTGTTAGATTCTAAATCCAACACTCGGATCGCATTGTTGTTTGTATCAGCAACATAGACTCTCTTGAAGGTTGAAGAAACGCACAACCCTCCTGGCTCATTGAACTCAACCTCTTCCAAAGTGGAACTGTCCACCTTGCCTGCCTTGCCATTGCCAGCAACTGTGGAACAGGACTTCCTAACGGGATCCACCATTTTTATCTAAAGGTAGAAGGAAAAATAAAATAGACAAATTTATGCTTTACATAGGCACAAGCAAATAATGACTCGCTGAAGGGTAAAGAGGGAACCAGTCCACTACCATGCCGACTTGGGTAGtgtcctgtgcttttgctgtggtgccctttttcTAAGTTCCCATACAAATTTAcactttcctcatagaagtgcttCTTAGAATAGAATTGCcctgccccttcaagaacaatATTCAAGGCCTTGTACATTAGTGGTGTGCAATGAGACTAACATACCTTATGGTTGTAGGAGTCTGCAATGTACAGGTGCTGATTCAATGGATTCCAAGCTATGCCTATCGGATGCTGCAGTTTAGCATCCCGTCCTTTACCATCAACATCCCCAAACGCAAAGAGATTctacaaaataaaccaaaaaatgTTGAGTATAATATTAGtgtgacaacaaaataaaaacaatacttAAATGTCTTTAGGGCTGTTATTTGTCGTTAACACTAAATAATGTTTCAGTAGTGAAAAAAGGATGTGTCAAAATGTTCCGATAAATTCAAGAGTGTAGAAGTAACAGCTGGACAAGGTGTGTGAGATGAACTCCTTTTCTTCAATATCAAAAGATGATAAAAATCAAACAGTAAAATCTCCATAAAGTGAATGATTTTACGTGTTCTTTCCAATGAGTACAAAATATGCCTGCAGGAAATCCAGGCTCTGCGGCTCTTGTGTAAATGTGTGTTGTTACAGGTAACATGGTCGCCACATCATTAGTGTAGGACAACTACTTCTTTGTTCTTACCATAGGGTCTAAATCTCCACCAACAACACCCTTCACTGCTCCGTCTTTCAACGAGACGCTCCGTACACTGCTACTCTCGCTGTCTGCAACGTACATGCAGCTGAGGTAGTCCACATGAGGGTTGACCAGACCAGAGGGCTGTGCAAAGCTTGCATTCCTAGGGTACGAATTGTTTCGGTTTTCCTCCTTTCCAGTACCTGCATACAGAATGCATACGTTTGCATTATGCTCTCTGTGGATAAAAAAAGAAGAGTTACATTGATTTATTTGCAAATTGATTTTGCGTGGATTGGTATTGCATGTAAAAGTGACTCGGAGCACTAATCGTGGAGTATGGATTAACCCcaagtgtttctggttcacatagcgaACAGGTTTCCTTAGGTTTCCTTaggctacagtgattaagttcacccAAAAAGTATTGGTTTCATAATCAGAAATATATAATTCTTTTTATAAATTACAAGACAAGACTGGCTTAAAACAAGTAAAAGAAAATCTGGGAAAATGTGAGGGTTTCATACAAAATAAAGCGTTTACATTTCCTTAGCTAGCCACTTGCTGTCTCTCAAAAACAGTCCCCAGATCTGGTGGCTTCCAGCCATGGCAATGAAGAGAATACTGTCATCTGGACCACCGAGGCACACATCCCAGGGGGAGCTCAAAACCTGTTCCGGGCCTGGAGCCCCTCCCCATTGGCACTTGTGTTCTCCCATCTCCCCCATGCCTGCAATGGTAGTCACTCTCTCTGCCTTCAAATCAACCTGAGAATGAGATCATGGATGATGtgactattattatcattaaatcATTTAATTTTACCACAGCATAAAAACACAGTGTGGATTTGTACAAGTCTGATAGACCCTGATGCTTATGATGACACACTCTCAAAAGGTGCGATCCCCAAAGCCAagaggaggcagatcattggacgaACATTGTGCAAAAAAATGCGAGCGTAATCTTAGCAGACCAGGTAGCATTTCGCAAGAGGAGCTATTGATTTCTAAAGACTTACACAATGTGGAATGCGCCTCCCAACAAGGCGCTTGTTCCATTTC
Proteins encoded in this region:
- the LOC139941115 gene encoding NHL repeat-containing protein 2-like — translated: MGAIDILEMAYAAAKTDEQRREIVLKYLERVCSPDERKVVEDFPQGLEWFNTMKPLSLHKDLKGKLVVLDFFTYCCINCMHVLPDLEALEEKYPITDGLVVVGVHSAKFENEKTSANILNAVLRYDIAHAVINDHNTVMWDALDIQCWPTMLLIGPSGEYLLPIIGEGQRKKLFLICEVVMKFFKSRGEIITNVELPMITRLKDSLPDSPLLFPGKVEVDDQGNNLAVADSGHHRILVTTKEGVLLHCIGGIERGFVDGSFQEARFHTPQGMVWKEDVIYVADTQNHAIRKVDLKAERVTTIAGMGEMGEHKCQWGGAPGPEQVLSSPWDVCLGGPDDSILFIAMAGSHQIWGLFLRDSKWLAKEIEHNANVCILYAGTGKEENRNNSYPRNASFAQPSGLVNPHVDYLSCMYVADSESSSVRSVSLKDGAVKGVVGGDLDPMNLFAFGDVDGKGRDAKLQHPIGIAWNPLNQHLYIADSYNHKIKMVDPVRKSCSTVAGNGKAGKVDSSTLEEVEFNEPGGLCVSSTFKRVYVADTNNNAIRVLDLESNTVQELKIVFPAGSQPLVAEVSSLSLSAQPIKPIVPSKTPVMTQPQVEATVKGALCLHVNIKLPDGCKLTEGAPTAWMAYVKGDTPHLVLSKTSIPSLDEPLSHQWTVPSMARDVTMRIEVSVCYCEDSTGTCHMTGLAFEVPLKFSEGSSDCDLTIDHRMDL